In the genome of Bremerella sp. P1, the window ATGCCTGGCAGCGAAAGCGGTCCTGGCAATGTCGACACGAAAGAAATCAAGAGCAAGGGAGAGTGGGGCAACCTACCTCCAAAAGAACGCCAGGAAGCGTTGCAGCAAATCTCAAACGAATACCCTTCGCATTATCGCCGGGCGATTGAAGAGTACTTCCGCAAGATTGCCCGCGACCCATCCTCAGCCAACAACTAACCACACGACTTTTGTCGCTCTGAGACATGACGCCTCATGAAGACGCTTTCCCTCATCATGCTTTCGCTCCTCGCCGCTGGTCCAGCGGTCGAGGTGCAGCAATTGGACGGATCCAAAACTAGCGGCGACCTGATCGAGTTGTCGGCCGACTCCCTGGAAATTCAGCTTGCCGATGGCAAGTCTTCCGTCTTTCCTGCCAAAGACATCATCAGCGTCCGCCCGGTCCAACCTTCGGACATCGCTGAAAAGCAACCGGTCACCAAAGAGCTGTTCTTTGCCGATGGTTCGCGATTGCTAACGGCAGACATGCTCGTCTCGTCACGCAATGCCGAGTTGATGCTTCCCAGGGGAGCCCGCGTCGAAATTGGCAGAAGTGCCCTCAAAGGGGTGCGACTGCTTCCGACCGATCCACAATCGGACGACGACCCGCTGAAAGAAAAGTGGGATGAACTTGCCAAAGAGCACACCGGCGGCGATGCCATTGTTCTCAACCGCGAAGGCATGCTGACCGTACAAGAGGTTGTCATTCATGGAGTGACTGCCGATGGCGTGAAGATCCAGCTCGACGACATCACAACAACCGTCAATCCATCGAAGCTATACGGGCTTCTCTTCTATCAGCGTGCCGCAAGAGAGTTTCCTGCGCCCCTCTGTGTCGTGCACTTGAATGACAATTCGACACTCGTCGCGCGCTCGATCAAGATGAACAATGGCCAAACGCGGGTGACCGTCCTGACGGGCACCGAAATACCGATTCCATTCGACCGCATCACAAAGCTCGACTTCGCCGCCGGAAACATCCAGTTTTTAGACGAGCTGAAACCGGCTCGCATTACCTGGACACCGGTTCTTAAGTCGGCCATCGCGGTGGATGACCTATCCTTGGTGTATGCCCCACGCATGAACCAATCGTTCCAGGGAGATGCGATTCAACTCGAAGAAGATCAGCAGCCCCAGGTTTACTCCCGCGGCATCGCGGTCCATGCGACCTCGGAACTGCTTTACCAACTACCATCAGGCTTCCGCCAACTGCAGATGCGTGTCGGGATCGCCCCAGAAAGCTTGGGTACCTGCACGGCGAAACTGCAGATTATTGGCGATCAGAAGATCTTGTTTGAAAAAGAATTTAACGACGAAACCCCGCCCGAAGATATCGCCTTGAACATCTCAGGCGTCAGCCGACTCAAAATTGTAGTCGACGCAAATGACGGCGAAGATTTCGGCGACGTGCTGCACCTCTGCCAGGCACGCTTGCTCAAGTAATTCGAGAAGAAACCCGCATGTTTCGCACTGTTCACATTGCCCCACTGATCGCACTTTCCCTCCTGTTTGCCTACCAGGCAAATGCAGTGGAGATGGATCTGGTTCTCAAAGCAGAACAGGAACGGATCGCAGCCGTCGCCAAGGCTTCGGCATCGACGATCTCGGTCTTCGCCGGCGCAGCCGGAGGTGGTAGCGGGGTCATCATCAGCCCCGATGGCTACGCCGTCACCAACTTCCACGTGGCCGATCCTGCTGGCAACTTCATGAAGTGCAGCATGCCTGAGGACGGTGGCAAGGTTTACGATGCGGTCATCGTTGGCGTCGACCCAGTGGGGGACGTCGCGGTCATTAAGATGCTCGGACGAGATGACTTCCCGGCGGCCGAAATCGTCGATAGCAACTCGGTTCAGGCTGGCGACTGGTGCTTTGCCGTGGGCAACCCGTTTCTCTTGGCAACCGACTTGCAACCGACCGTTACCTGGGGCATCGTCTCCGGCGTACATCGCTATCAGTACCCAGCCGGAACGCTGTTGGAATACACCGACTGCCTGCAGACCAATGCAGCCATTAACCCGGGCAACTCAGGCGGTCCTTTGTTCAACGACAAGGGTCAACTCATCGGTATCAACGGTCGCGGCTCGTTCGAGAAGCGTGGCCGCGTCAACGTCGGCGTCGGCTACGCGATTTCCATCAACCAGGTCATGAACTTCCTGGGTTACCTGAAAAGTGGTCGCATCATCGACCACGCTACCTTGGGTGCCACGGTCACTACCGACACCGAAGGACGCGTCGTCGTGACCAACATTCTGAGTTCCTCCGACGCCTACCGACGTGGCCTGCGTTATGGCGACGAGATCGTCAGCTTCGGCAATCGCGAGATCACGACCGTCAACGGCTTCAAGAACATCCTCGGCATTTACCCGCGCGGCTGGAGCATCCCGCTTTCATATCGCCGTGAAGGGAAACGCTACGATACGGTCGTTCGCCTGGCCGGTGTCCACTCGCGTCGAGAGCTGCTCGAGAAAACCGGGAACGCTCCTATTCCACCAAGTCCCGAAGAAGCCCCGCAGCCGGAAGATGGCGAGGAATCTCCCAAGGAAGAGGGCGAAGAAAAGCCGAAGAAGCCAATCCCTGTCCCCGGACACCCACCGAAGGAAGAGGCCAAGCCGCCGGAAGAGTGGAAGCACCTTTACCAGGAAAAGACAGGCTACGCCAACTATCAGTTCAACCAAGAGCATCAGAACCGCCTCCGCCAGGCCCTCGACGCGATGGGAGACTGGTCGCAGACCTCGGACAACTGGGAGCTGCAGTACTCGCTAGTCGATAACGATAACGGCACGATTCACATCGGGCCGATGACCGTCGAAGGTAAGATGGCCGGTGTCAATCACAATATTGAAATCGCCGGCGACCTGACCGAAAAGCTAGAGCCCTCAGGCAGCGGCGGTCTGTTCCTGGCGCTTTACAGCTGGAAGCGTCTGCTCCGCGAGAAATTCGACACCTTTGGTGAAGTCTATTACCTGGGCACCGCACCTCGACGCGATTTCGAAGTACAGTACGACGTACTTGTCGGCCTGTACGATGCCCTGGAAATCCGAGCCTACTTCGATCAAAAGACCGGGCAGTTGATGGTCCTGGAAATGTTCCCGGAGACCGATTCTGATCCGTGCGAAATTGAATTCAGCGAATACCGCGAGACCGATGGCTATACGCTTCCGCATCGGATGGTCGTTCGCTACGGCGACGATCCGTTCGATATCAT includes:
- a CDS encoding S1C family serine protease, with the protein product MFRTVHIAPLIALSLLFAYQANAVEMDLVLKAEQERIAAVAKASASTISVFAGAAGGGSGVIISPDGYAVTNFHVADPAGNFMKCSMPEDGGKVYDAVIVGVDPVGDVAVIKMLGRDDFPAAEIVDSNSVQAGDWCFAVGNPFLLATDLQPTVTWGIVSGVHRYQYPAGTLLEYTDCLQTNAAINPGNSGGPLFNDKGQLIGINGRGSFEKRGRVNVGVGYAISINQVMNFLGYLKSGRIIDHATLGATVTTDTEGRVVVTNILSSSDAYRRGLRYGDEIVSFGNREITTVNGFKNILGIYPRGWSIPLSYRREGKRYDTVVRLAGVHSRRELLEKTGNAPIPPSPEEAPQPEDGEESPKEEGEEKPKKPIPVPGHPPKEEAKPPEEWKHLYQEKTGYANYQFNQEHQNRLRQALDAMGDWSQTSDNWELQYSLVDNDNGTIHIGPMTVEGKMAGVNHNIEIAGDLTEKLEPSGSGGLFLALYSWKRLLREKFDTFGEVYYLGTAPRRDFEVQYDVLVGLYDALEIRAYFDQKTGQLMVLEMFPETDSDPCEIEFSEYRETDGYTLPHRMVVRYGDDPFDIITVKKWSVKPAGEGA
- a CDS encoding NPCBM/NEW2 domain-containing protein, encoding MKTLSLIMLSLLAAGPAVEVQQLDGSKTSGDLIELSADSLEIQLADGKSSVFPAKDIISVRPVQPSDIAEKQPVTKELFFADGSRLLTADMLVSSRNAELMLPRGARVEIGRSALKGVRLLPTDPQSDDDPLKEKWDELAKEHTGGDAIVLNREGMLTVQEVVIHGVTADGVKIQLDDITTTVNPSKLYGLLFYQRAAREFPAPLCVVHLNDNSTLVARSIKMNNGQTRVTVLTGTEIPIPFDRITKLDFAAGNIQFLDELKPARITWTPVLKSAIAVDDLSLVYAPRMNQSFQGDAIQLEEDQQPQVYSRGIAVHATSELLYQLPSGFRQLQMRVGIAPESLGTCTAKLQIIGDQKILFEKEFNDETPPEDIALNISGVSRLKIVVDANDGEDFGDVLHLCQARLLK